In Rhinoderma darwinii isolate aRhiDar2 chromosome 9, aRhiDar2.hap1, whole genome shotgun sequence, the following are encoded in one genomic region:
- the MAF gene encoding transcription factor Maf, translating into MASELAMSSSDLPTSPLAMEYVNDFDLMKFEVKKEPVETDRIISQCGRLIAGGSLSSTPMSTPCSSVPPSPSFSAPSPSSGSDQKGHLEDYYWMTGYPQQINPEALGFSPEDAVEALISSNSTTQHPHQHPQHPQHQQQQLQGYDGFARGQQYASSAGMPGEDMGSAAAVVSAVIAAAAAGGGHHHHHHHHPGGAAGVQPAGGGGGGSSSSPASSSSSVVGGLHQQPHHHHHHHHHLHFDDRFSDEQLVTMSVRELNRQLRGVSKEEVIRLKQKRRTLKNRGYAQSCRFKRVQQRHVLESEKNQLLQQVEHLKQEISRLLRERDAYKEKYEKLLGSGFRENGSTNSDNPSSPEYFMS; encoded by the exons ATGGCATCAGAACTGGCAATGAGCTCGTCCGACCTGCCCACCAGTCCCCTGGCCATGGAATATGTTAATGACTTCGATCTGATGAAGTTTGAAGTGAAAAAGGAACCGGTGGAGACCGATCGCATCATCAGCCAGTGCGGACGCCTGATCGCCGGGGGATCGCTGTCTTCTACCCCGATGAGCACGCCCTGCAGCTCGGTGCCCCCTTCCCCGAGTTTCTCAGCCCCCAGTCCCAGCTCTGGGAGTGATCAGAAGGGCCACCTGGAAGACTATTACTGGATGACCGGCTATCCCCAGCAGATCAACCCGGAGGCTTTGGGGTTCAGCCCGGAGGACGCTGTAGAGGCGCTGATCAGCAGCAACAGTACCACGCAACACCCGCACCAACACCCGCAACACCCGCAGCACCAGCAGCAGCAGCTCCAGGGCTACGATGGCTTTGCCAGGGGGCAGCAGTATGCATCCTCGGCTGGGATGCCCGGGGAAGACATGGGCTCTGCAGCTGCGGTGGTTTCTGCAGTCATAGCAGCTGCTGCAGCAGGGGGTGgccaccaccatcaccaccaccaccatcctgGAGGAGCAGCCGGGGTGCAGCCTGCaggaggaggcggtggaggaAGCAGCAGTTCCCCAGCTTCGTCTTCATCATCAGTGGTCGGGGGTCTGCACCAGCAgccccaccaccatcatcaccatcaccaccaccTGCACTTTGATGATCGCTTCTCGGATGAGCAGCTGGTCACCATGTCGGTGAGGGAGCTGAACCGACAGCTGAGGGGGGTGAGCAAGGAGGAGGTGATCCGGCTGAAGCAGAAGAGGAGGACCCTGAAGAACAGGGGTTATGCACAGTCCTGCAGGTTCAAGAGGGTGCAGCAGAGGCACGTCCTGGAGTCCGAGAAGAACCAGCTGCTGCAGCAGGTGGAGCACCTCAAGCAGGAGATCTCCAGGCTTCTCCGGGAGAGGGACGCCTACAAGGAGAAGTATGAGAAGCTCCTGGGAAGTGGCTTCAGAGAAAATGGTTCCACCAACAGCGACAACCCTTCCTCTCCGGAGTATTTCAT gtCATGA